The following are from one region of the Stanieria cyanosphaera PCC 7437 genome:
- a CDS encoding helix-turn-helix transcriptional regulator, translating into MSQKTKINRYLNPQALERLLLLIATLLKYPGIGCRDEELQLDGTYKDLKKPQVSAPHRNHHNALQLVQTALRNLAQEIGINLPENYPAIPTIRKDLELLRDYQILEQRMYRWGYYLGTGVMDKYQLKAAFNALESQAIYQGDPQLRQIYYTLKLRLRGFEFEGEQDFFYPVRQHLNRAINHTDPEEMMSKGEYRHTLFHQINLLEQAIIQGQAIEISRSVDLYGNNKIGLMSVFPLQLIYYDIAWYLLYENASDRYAPRQGRDRTLAIGRVNRFKNHLEILTPGGRGIAAQKQSLQNAHQLLNNGWGLNLGDGQQQQLELQGKLEFIEIKVRFFPPVSNFIEEGELRHPQQKIRKGKLDFTTGKPTYLDYLIKLPPRSLEEFSFWVNRYSDKAVVLSPPQLVAKHHQSALNLVRQYQ; encoded by the coding sequence ATGTCTCAAAAAACCAAAATAAATCGCTATCTCAATCCTCAAGCTTTAGAGAGATTATTACTTTTAATTGCTACCTTACTTAAATATCCCGGGATTGGTTGTCGCGATGAAGAACTTCAACTCGACGGGACGTACAAGGACTTGAAGAAACCTCAAGTGTCAGCCCCTCACCGAAATCATCATAACGCCTTACAATTGGTTCAAACTGCTTTGAGAAATTTAGCTCAAGAAATAGGAATTAATTTACCCGAAAATTATCCTGCCATCCCAACAATTAGAAAAGATTTAGAACTCCTCAGAGATTATCAGATTTTAGAGCAAAGAATGTACCGTTGGGGTTACTATCTAGGTACGGGAGTGATGGATAAATATCAATTAAAAGCTGCTTTTAATGCACTAGAATCCCAAGCAATTTATCAAGGCGATCCTCAATTAAGGCAAATTTATTATACTCTCAAACTTAGATTACGAGGATTTGAATTTGAAGGAGAGCAAGACTTTTTTTATCCCGTCAGACAACATCTCAATCGAGCAATTAATCATACAGATCCAGAAGAGATGATGAGTAAAGGAGAATATCGCCATACTTTATTTCATCAAATTAATTTATTAGAACAGGCAATTATTCAAGGACAAGCGATTGAAATTTCTCGCAGTGTCGATCTTTATGGCAATAATAAAATCGGTCTGATGTCTGTTTTTCCCTTACAGTTAATTTACTATGATATTGCTTGGTATTTACTCTATGAAAATGCAAGCGATCGCTACGCGCCTCGCCAAGGGCGAGATCGCACGTTAGCAATCGGCAGAGTTAATCGATTTAAAAATCATTTAGAAATTTTAACTCCTGGTGGTAGGGGAATAGCAGCACAAAAACAAAGCCTACAAAATGCCCATCAATTATTAAATAATGGTTGGGGATTAAATTTAGGTGATGGACAACAACAACAATTAGAATTGCAGGGTAAATTAGAATTTATCGAGATTAAAGTTCGTTTTTTTCCTCCCGTTAGTAATTTTATTGAAGAAGGAGAATTACGCCATCCCCAACAGAAAATTAGAAAAGGAAAATTAGATTTTACGACAGGTAAACCAACCTATCTCGATTATTTAATTAAATTACCACCTCGTTCTTTAGAGGAATTTAGTTTTTGGGTTAATCGTTACTCAGACAAAGCCGTAGTTTTATCTCCTCCCCAATTAGTAGCCAAACATCATCAGTCTGCTTTGAATTTAGTTCGGCAATATCAATAG
- the csx18 gene encoding CRISPR-associated protein Csx18 codes for MYLSTRAAIVRNFATAIVNGAITLILLLIAPLGLAAVISNTFLVTVASFFVSTLSDSMVSWLSASPRHNSFSPSSQDINITYQGKIKNTKNKE; via the coding sequence ATGTATTTATCAACTCGCGCAGCTATTGTCAGAAATTTTGCCACAGCCATAGTTAATGGAGCAATTACTTTAATTTTACTCCTCATTGCACCTTTGGGTTTAGCAGCAGTTATTAGTAATACTTTTTTAGTGACTGTAGCAAGTTTTTTTGTTAGTACTTTGAGTGATTCAATGGTATCTTGGTTGTCTGCTTCGCCGAGACATAACAGCTTTTCTCCATCTTCTCAAGACATTAACATTACTTACCAAGGAAAAATCAAAAACACAAAAAATAAAGAGTAA
- the cas1 gene encoding CRISPR-associated endonuclease Cas1, with amino-acid sequence MKTLYISQQGCYLSLKKETLIVERQRQILTEVQIPLVEQILIFGKSQITTQAIRACIWQNIPIVYLSRMGYCYGRLLPLEKGYRQLTRYQQQLSHGERLAVAREIVISKLKNSRVLLQRQQRKRDLIRLSQAIASLDYLVTKAKNANNTEQLLGYEGAGAASYFSALGEVITNRDFVFVARCRRPPGNPVNALFSFGYQVLWNHLLALIELQGLDPYQACLHQGTERHAALASDLIEEFRAPIVDSLVLYLVNRRVMNVEEDFTYHQGGCYLNDSGRKKYLKAFVQRMEEKLQTDAEEKQPRWDLLTQQVKLFKQFVYQPTQLYRPYLIR; translated from the coding sequence ATGAAAACTCTCTATATTTCTCAGCAAGGTTGTTACCTTTCCCTCAAAAAAGAAACCTTAATTGTCGAACGTCAACGACAAATTTTAACTGAGGTACAAATTCCTCTAGTCGAACAAATCTTGATCTTTGGTAAATCTCAAATTACTACTCAAGCAATTCGGGCTTGTATTTGGCAAAATATTCCCATCGTTTATCTTTCGAGAATGGGTTATTGTTACGGTCGTCTTTTACCTTTAGAAAAAGGATATCGTCAGCTAACTCGCTATCAACAGCAACTATCTCATGGTGAAAGATTAGCAGTGGCTAGAGAAATTGTCATCAGCAAACTAAAAAATAGTCGTGTTTTGTTACAGCGACAGCAGCGTAAAAGAGATTTAATTAGATTATCGCAGGCGATCGCGAGTTTGGATTACCTAGTTACTAAAGCTAAGAACGCAAATAATACAGAACAACTACTAGGCTATGAAGGTGCGGGGGCTGCTAGTTATTTCTCTGCCTTGGGCGAGGTAATTACTAATCGAGATTTTGTCTTTGTCGCCCGTTGTCGTCGCCCACCAGGGAATCCCGTTAATGCCCTTTTTAGTTTTGGCTATCAGGTACTTTGGAATCATTTACTGGCTTTAATCGAACTCCAGGGATTAGACCCCTATCAAGCTTGTTTGCATCAAGGTACGGAACGTCATGCAGCTTTAGCTTCCGATTTAATTGAAGAGTTTCGCGCCCCAATAGTCGATTCTTTGGTTCTTTATCTGGTCAATCGGAGGGTGATGAATGTAGAAGAAGATTTTACTTATCATCAAGGCGGTTGTTATCTTAATGATTCTGGACGCAAGAAATATTTAAAAGCTTTTGTACAACGGATGGAAGAGAAGTTGCAAACTGATGCTGAAGAAAAACAACCCAGATGGGATTTGTTAACCCAACAAGTCAAGTTGTTTAAACAGTTTGTCTATCAACCTACTCAGCTTTATCGTCCTTATTTGATTCGATAA